A stretch of Flavobacteriales bacterium DNA encodes these proteins:
- a CDS encoding BamA/TamA family outer membrane protein gives MSRALSLACAICFTAGAALGQAAPPERVIVLGIAINGNKDTKDRIILREMLVQESDTLEATVLTDRMERSRQNLMNTGLFNTVTVLPVYLDLQHAMVEVTVHERWTIWPSPIFQLADPNFNTWWRTFERDPDRVNYGAYLYKYNFRGRNETVYIKAQFGYTRQFGLRYKVPGVDRKGRFGLSIGGNYTEQAEVTAGTRGNRRVLLRRSDGPNRNEQKADLELSLRRNHDVRHFVRAAFIQASVADTVIATASDYFNGDASSARYLSLGYGFTWDRRDLRIYPRAGHYAEARIDRLGLGLLSENPPDITTAYATVKKWWKLSDPITLALGVRGKHTWGTPPYYAQEGLGYGHFVRGYEYYVIDGEHFTLGKANAVFQLVRPRNQRAEFMPAEAFRSLYFAVYLNVFADAGRVWDSRYADANFLAGQWMSGYGIGLDLVTSYDQVVRTEYTLNALGEHGFFLHFSQPF, from the coding sequence ATGTCGCGCGCACTGAGCCTGGCCTGTGCCATCTGCTTCACGGCAGGTGCTGCCTTGGGGCAGGCCGCGCCGCCGGAACGGGTCATTGTTCTCGGCATCGCGATCAACGGGAACAAGGACACCAAGGACCGGATCATACTCCGCGAGATGCTGGTGCAGGAAAGCGATACGCTGGAGGCCACGGTCCTGACCGATCGCATGGAGCGCAGCCGGCAGAACCTCATGAACACGGGCCTCTTCAATACGGTCACCGTGCTGCCGGTGTACCTCGATCTCCAGCATGCCATGGTGGAGGTGACGGTGCATGAGCGATGGACCATCTGGCCCTCGCCGATCTTCCAGCTCGCCGACCCCAACTTCAACACCTGGTGGCGCACCTTCGAGCGGGACCCCGATCGCGTGAACTATGGAGCCTACCTCTACAAGTACAACTTCCGCGGGCGGAATGAGACGGTGTACATCAAGGCACAGTTCGGCTATACGCGGCAGTTCGGCTTGCGGTACAAAGTCCCGGGCGTTGATCGCAAGGGGCGTTTCGGCTTGAGCATCGGCGGGAACTATACCGAGCAGGCCGAGGTCACCGCTGGCACCAGAGGCAATCGCCGTGTGCTGCTGCGGCGCAGCGACGGGCCCAACCGCAATGAGCAGAAGGCCGATCTGGAATTGAGCCTGCGGCGCAACCACGATGTGCGCCATTTCGTGCGCGCGGCCTTCATACAGGCCAGCGTGGCCGATACCGTGATCGCCACGGCCTCCGACTACTTCAACGGCGATGCCTCATCGGCGCGCTACCTATCGCTCGGCTATGGCTTCACGTGGGACCGAAGGGACCTGCGCATCTATCCGCGCGCCGGCCACTACGCCGAAGCACGCATCGACCGCCTCGGGTTGGGCCTGCTCAGCGAGAACCCGCCCGACATCACCACCGCCTACGCCACGGTGAAGAAGTGGTGGAAGCTCAGCGATCCCATCACCCTCGCGCTCGGCGTGCGCGGCAAGCACACCTGGGGCACGCCACCGTACTACGCGCAGGAGGGACTCGGCTATGGGCACTTCGTGCGCGGATACGAGTACTACGTGATCGATGGCGAGCACTTCACCTTGGGCAAGGCCAACGCCGTGTTCCAGCTCGTCAGGCCGCGCAACCAGCGTGCGGAGTTCATGCCTGCAGAAGCCTTCCGCTCGCTCTACTTCGCCGTTTACCTGAACGTGTTCGCCGATGCGGGCCGCGTATGGGACAGCCGCTACGCCGATGCCAACTTCCTCGCTGGCCAGTGGATGAGCGGCTACGGCATCGGACTCGACCTGGTGACCAGCTACGACCAGGTGGTACGCACCGAATACACGCTCAACGCGCTGGGCGAGCACGGCTTCTTCCTACATTTCTCGCAGCCCTTCTGA
- a CDS encoding NAD kinase, giving the protein MRAAVHGRDMERGMAPVLAEALGRMHRAGITPVLTRSLAEWLSACDMPVTDALLTEADPARQDIDICISLGGDGTLLDTVAQLGRAGIPVIGINLGRLGFLSNVRHEDMDAALAALKLGRYALQDRTLLQVVGHGELLGTSDFALNEVSIHKRDTSSMISVRVFLGDDYLNTYWSDGLIIATPTGSTAYSLSCGGPILYPTSDALVINPISPHNLNVRPFVVPDHYTVRLELEARGDRCLLNLDARGHTIDGRATVTIRRAPFTVKMAQLDGHDFLRTLRAKLNWGLDLRSGGA; this is encoded by the coding sequence ATGCGCGCAGCAGTACACGGACGCGACATGGAGCGCGGCATGGCACCGGTGCTGGCCGAGGCCTTGGGACGCATGCACCGCGCGGGCATCACTCCCGTGCTCACGCGATCGCTGGCCGAATGGCTCTCTGCCTGCGACATGCCCGTGACAGATGCCTTGCTCACCGAGGCCGATCCGGCGCGGCAGGACATCGACATCTGCATCAGCCTCGGAGGCGATGGCACCTTGCTCGATACGGTGGCGCAGCTCGGCCGAGCCGGGATTCCCGTGATCGGCATCAACCTCGGTCGCCTCGGGTTCTTGAGCAACGTACGGCACGAGGACATGGACGCCGCGCTCGCTGCGCTGAAGCTGGGGCGTTACGCGCTGCAGGACCGCACGCTCTTGCAGGTGGTCGGTCATGGGGAACTGCTCGGCACGAGTGATTTCGCCCTCAACGAGGTCAGCATCCATAAGCGCGACACCAGCAGCATGATCAGCGTGCGCGTATTCCTTGGCGACGACTATCTGAACACGTACTGGAGCGATGGCCTCATCATCGCCACGCCCACGGGCAGCACGGCCTACTCGCTCAGTTGCGGCGGGCCCATCCTGTACCCCACGAGTGATGCGCTGGTGATCAACCCCATCTCGCCGCACAACCTCAACGTGCGGCCGTTCGTGGTGCCCGACCACTATACGGTCCGCCTGGAGCTGGAGGCGCGCGGCGATCGCTGCCTGCTGAACCTCGATGCGCGCGGCCATACCATCGATGGTCGCGCTACCGTCACCATCCGCCGCGCGCCCTTCACGGTGAAGATGGCGCAGCTCGATGGCCACGATTTCCTGCGCACCCTGCGCGCGAAGCTCAACTGGGGGCTCGATCTGCGCAGCGGTGGCGCCTGA
- a CDS encoding gamma carbonic anhydrase family protein, producing the protein MPLIRTVRDFTPQLGNDCFLAETAVVIGDTVMGDGCSVWYNAVVRGDVNSIRIGHRVNIQDGAVLHCTYEKCGLSIGNDVSIGHNAIVHGCTVHDKVLIGMGAIVMDLAVIGSGSVIAAGAVVTQGTVVEPGSLMAGVPAKRIGPVSADLSQNEIERIARNYGMYAGWFKEG; encoded by the coding sequence ATGCCTTTAATCCGGACCGTACGCGACTTCACGCCGCAATTGGGGAACGACTGCTTCCTGGCCGAGACCGCTGTGGTGATCGGCGACACCGTGATGGGCGATGGATGCAGCGTGTGGTACAACGCCGTGGTGCGCGGCGATGTGAACAGCATCCGGATCGGCCACCGCGTGAACATCCAGGATGGCGCCGTGCTTCACTGCACCTATGAGAAGTGCGGCCTCAGCATCGGCAACGATGTGAGCATCGGACATAACGCCATCGTCCACGGCTGCACGGTGCACGACAAGGTGCTCATCGGCATGGGCGCCATCGTCATGGATCTGGCGGTGATCGGCAGCGGCAGCGTGATCGCCGCCGGCGCCGTGGTGACGCAGGGAACCGTTGTGGAGCCCGGCAGCCTCATGGCCGGCGTGCCCGCCAAGCGAATCGGTCCGGTCAGCGCTGATCTCTCGCAGAATGAGATCGAGCGCATCGCGCGCAACTACGGCATGTATGCCGGGTGGTTCAAGGAAGGCTGA
- a CDS encoding heavy-metal-associated domain-containing protein — protein sequence MRTLFIALALLLAGNASAQKKSAELDIKSSTVCDMCKETIEKELIYEKGVKKVNVDLTTSTVHVEYDAKKNTPEKLRGALIKLGYAADGVPGDEKAFAKLPACCQKEGCGKLP from the coding sequence ATGAGAACCCTGTTCATCGCGCTCGCCCTGCTGCTCGCCGGGAACGCAAGTGCCCAAAAGAAATCCGCTGAGCTCGACATCAAGAGCAGCACGGTCTGCGACATGTGCAAAGAGACCATCGAGAAGGAACTGATCTACGAGAAGGGCGTGAAGAAGGTGAACGTGGACCTCACCACGAGCACCGTGCATGTCGAGTATGACGCGAAGAAGAACACGCCAGAGAAGCTGCGCGGAGCGCTGATCAAGCTCGGGTACGCTGCCGATGGCGTGCCGGGCGACGAGAAGGCCTTCGCGAAGCTGCCGGCCTGCTGCCAGAAGGAAGGATGCGGAAAGTTGCCCTGA
- a CDS encoding TonB-dependent receptor, with translation MLLLLLLQLLQFSAGTHAQTITGTVKAEDSGEVLPGANVHWLGTTKGTSADMNGAFTISAPAQWPASLVASFVGYKPDTLKLMQAPATAIILKLRWAAAIGPVEVVERAQGTQLSTRSINATEQIGQKELKRAACCDLSESFETNATVDVSYADAISGTKTIRMLGLDGRYAQISLENIPFVRGLSTSSGLTLIPGTWIKEINLSKGAGTAVNGPNAMTGQVDLCLLNPLDEPPLFVNLYGNSQGRMEANVHAAQRTGANSANLLLVHGNWFDRAMDQNGDGLLDMPRTKRVNVMNRWMHLGERKSGQFTVRAVHDERVGGQDAMHAADNGHAHHGMGLYRIDVLNRMLDGLAKHGWVFKGDARKSIGLIANGRWHGSNSTYGLRSYAGEQRSAYASAVYQQLLRDGNDQIKAGLSFQYDDYEERFTSLRHDAPADTLQYLDLGRTERMPGAFAEHTLKRERLTLVTGLRFDVNDRFGNVLSPRLHLKHDVNPLTVLRASIGHGFRTANPLVENAAVMASSRYIAFEGTLGMERAWNFGASALRKFKWLDRKWAIGIDAYHTRFTQQVIADMDRDPLTLALYMLDGPSYANSVLTDVQVDLSRSFQLKLSHRWYEVRSTYDGRPLERPFTPSHRGLIDLAFTSPDEHWRFDITMNLFGEGRLPDTRPNPSEGLRLPERSPAFATLHAQLTYSAGALEIYLGGENLTSTLQQQQVIAADDPYGPYFDASLIWGPTNKAMLYGGLRYSIKRSNKQP, from the coding sequence TTGCTCCTGCTTCTGCTGCTGCAGCTCCTGCAGTTCTCTGCTGGAACGCACGCACAAACCATAACCGGTACGGTGAAGGCCGAAGATTCCGGCGAGGTCCTGCCTGGGGCCAACGTGCACTGGCTAGGCACGACGAAGGGCACCTCAGCCGATATGAACGGGGCCTTCACCATCAGTGCGCCCGCGCAATGGCCGGCGAGCCTGGTCGCCTCCTTCGTCGGATACAAGCCGGATACGCTCAAGCTGATGCAAGCACCAGCGACAGCCATCATCTTGAAGCTGCGCTGGGCAGCAGCCATTGGTCCTGTTGAAGTGGTGGAGCGCGCGCAAGGCACGCAGCTCAGCACGCGCAGCATCAACGCGACCGAGCAGATCGGCCAGAAAGAGCTGAAACGCGCCGCTTGCTGCGACCTCAGCGAGAGCTTCGAGACCAACGCCACGGTGGATGTGAGCTACGCCGATGCGATCAGCGGCACGAAGACCATCCGCATGCTGGGCCTCGATGGCAGGTACGCGCAGATCAGCCTGGAGAACATCCCCTTCGTGCGCGGGCTCAGCACCAGCAGCGGCCTCACCTTGATCCCCGGCACCTGGATCAAGGAGATCAACCTGAGCAAGGGCGCGGGCACCGCGGTGAACGGACCGAATGCGATGACAGGGCAGGTCGATCTCTGCCTGCTCAATCCGCTGGATGAGCCGCCGCTCTTCGTGAACCTCTATGGCAACAGCCAGGGGCGCATGGAAGCGAACGTGCATGCCGCGCAGCGCACCGGTGCCAACAGCGCCAACCTCCTGCTCGTGCATGGCAACTGGTTCGATCGGGCCATGGACCAGAACGGCGATGGGTTGCTCGACATGCCGCGAACCAAACGCGTGAACGTCATGAACCGGTGGATGCACCTCGGCGAGCGCAAGAGCGGGCAATTCACCGTGCGCGCCGTGCATGACGAACGCGTCGGTGGGCAGGATGCGATGCATGCTGCTGACAACGGGCACGCGCATCACGGCATGGGCCTGTACCGCATCGACGTGCTCAACCGCATGCTCGACGGCCTTGCGAAGCACGGCTGGGTGTTCAAGGGCGATGCGCGCAAGAGCATCGGATTGATCGCGAACGGGCGCTGGCACGGATCGAATTCGACCTACGGGCTGCGGAGCTACGCTGGCGAGCAGCGCAGCGCTTACGCCAGCGCCGTGTACCAGCAATTGCTGCGCGACGGAAACGACCAGATCAAGGCCGGCCTGAGCTTCCAGTACGACGATTACGAGGAGCGCTTCACGAGCCTGCGCCATGATGCGCCCGCCGACACGCTCCAATACCTCGACCTTGGCCGCACCGAGCGCATGCCGGGCGCCTTCGCGGAGCACACCCTGAAACGTGAGCGCCTCACCCTGGTGACCGGCTTGCGCTTCGACGTGAATGACCGATTCGGCAACGTGCTGAGCCCGCGGCTTCACCTGAAGCACGACGTGAACCCGCTCACCGTGCTGCGCGCCAGCATCGGACACGGCTTCCGCACCGCCAACCCGCTGGTGGAGAACGCCGCCGTGATGGCGAGTTCGCGCTACATCGCCTTCGAAGGAACGCTCGGCATGGAGCGCGCGTGGAACTTCGGCGCCAGCGCGCTGCGCAAGTTCAAATGGCTCGACCGCAAATGGGCCATCGGCATCGATGCCTATCACACGCGGTTCACGCAGCAGGTGATCGCCGACATGGACCGCGACCCGCTCACCCTCGCGCTCTATATGCTCGACGGGCCATCGTACGCCAACAGCGTGCTCACCGACGTGCAGGTTGACCTCTCCCGCTCCTTCCAGCTGAAGCTGAGCCATCGCTGGTACGAGGTGCGCTCCACCTATGATGGCCGTCCGCTCGAACGCCCCTTCACGCCCAGCCACCGCGGCCTCATCGACCTGGCGTTCACCAGTCCCGACGAGCATTGGCGATTCGACATCACCATGAACCTCTTCGGAGAGGGCCGCTTGCCGGACACGCGTCCGAACCCCAGCGAAGGGCTGCGCCTCCCGGAGCGATCGCCCGCCTTCGCCACCTTGCACGCGCAGCTCACTTATTCCGCCGGAGCGCTCGAGATCTACCTCGGCGGCGAGAACCTCACCAGCACCCTGCAACAGCAGCAAGTGATCGCGGCGGACGACCCCTATGGCCCGTACTTTGACGCCAGCCTGATCTGGGGCCCCACGAACAAAGCCATGCTCTACGGCGGACTTCGCTACTCCATCAAACGAAGCAACAAGCAACCATGA
- a CDS encoding NifU family protein, whose translation MEATEPMITGKRLPVTVYAESTPNPATMRFVSSRLLVPDGRILEFRHHDEPKGVSPLAEKVFNLPFVTGVLLSSNFISVSKNNSVDWDLVQLELREYIQDYLNTDGRVVYEDAPAQALADANERASSHAEATGPDDEKIIRVLEEYIRPAVEGDGGHIAFRSFVDGLVTVSLRGSCSGCPSSMVTLKQGIENLLKHEVPGVREVVAEEL comes from the coding sequence ATGGAAGCCACAGAGCCAATGATCACCGGCAAGCGCCTGCCGGTTACCGTGTATGCGGAGTCCACGCCGAACCCCGCCACCATGCGCTTCGTGAGCAGCCGCTTGCTGGTGCCCGATGGGCGCATCCTCGAGTTCCGGCATCACGATGAACCGAAGGGCGTATCGCCGCTCGCAGAGAAGGTCTTCAACCTGCCCTTCGTGACCGGTGTGCTGCTCAGCAGCAACTTCATCAGCGTCTCCAAGAACAACTCCGTCGATTGGGACCTGGTGCAGCTGGAATTGCGCGAGTACATCCAGGACTACCTCAATACCGATGGTCGCGTGGTATACGAGGATGCCCCTGCGCAAGCGCTCGCTGACGCCAACGAGCGCGCCAGTTCACATGCCGAGGCTACAGGACCCGATGATGAGAAGATCATCCGCGTGCTGGAGGAGTACATCCGACCGGCTGTGGAGGGCGACGGCGGGCACATCGCCTTCCGGTCATTCGTTGATGGATTGGTGACGGTCTCGCTGCGCGGATCGTGCAGCGGATGCCCGAGCAGCATGGTCACCTTGAAGCAAGGCATCGAGAACCTGTTGAAGCACGAGGTGCCGGGTGTGCGCGAGGTGGTGGCGGAAGAGCTTTGA
- a CDS encoding T9SS type A sorting domain-containing protein, whose product MRIKLLLCLLPLVLDAAAQGTTTSVQDGDWSDPATWDCNCIPEVHNAEVLHQVRIAGNTFLMQRVHVTPVGSLVMDEYFSVVIMDTVINDGLMDLVGDIDVDWAMINNSTVHIDGVMHIDGVLTMGGPDALLTLDDIGNYDTIEGEGRICVSGLSENTGTIQGEIDFCDLTPTVTSPPFIDVNSGTVAGSVSFCAAEPCGPQSMVTNAPADSRIGPNPANDLVRIDLSSCAIVTLRDPTGRAVISHAATQTVTLDVSMLPPGIYSVSIERGTSEVMHHLVIAR is encoded by the coding sequence ATGAGGATTAAGCTACTGCTCTGTTTGTTGCCGCTGGTGCTCGATGCCGCCGCACAGGGCACCACCACTTCTGTCCAGGATGGCGACTGGAGCGACCCCGCCACCTGGGATTGCAACTGCATACCCGAGGTGCACAACGCGGAGGTGCTGCACCAGGTGCGCATCGCTGGCAACACCTTCCTCATGCAGCGCGTGCACGTGACCCCGGTGGGAAGCCTGGTGATGGATGAGTACTTCTCCGTGGTGATCATGGATACGGTGATCAACGATGGCCTCATGGACCTGGTCGGTGACATTGACGTGGATTGGGCCATGATCAACAACAGCACCGTTCACATCGATGGCGTCATGCACATCGACGGCGTGCTCACCATGGGCGGGCCCGATGCGCTGCTCACGCTCGATGATATCGGCAACTACGATACGATCGAGGGCGAGGGCCGCATCTGCGTCTCGGGCCTCTCAGAAAACACCGGCACCATCCAAGGTGAGATCGATTTCTGCGACCTGACGCCGACGGTCACCTCGCCGCCCTTCATCGATGTGAATTCCGGGACGGTGGCGGGCTCGGTCTCGTTCTGCGCCGCGGAGCCGTGTGGGCCGCAATCAATGGTGACGAATGCACCAGCCGATTCACGCATCGGTCCCAACCCGGCGAATGACCTTGTGCGCATCGATCTGTCTTCGTGCGCCATAGTCACCCTGCGAGACCCGACCGGCCGCGCGGTGATATCACATGCCGCGACACAAACGGTCACACTCGATGTCTCGATGCTGCCACCGGGTATCTACTCCGTCTCGATTGAAAGGGGGACGAGTGAGGTGATGCACCACCTGGTAATCGCCCGCTGA
- the pruA gene encoding L-glutamate gamma-semialdehyde dehydrogenase, with amino-acid sequence MSQYNVPLPKNEPVLSYAPNTPERAALQAEMDRRLRARIDAPMWIMGHAIETKDLRKMSPPHKHAHHLGNAHFGEAKHVRAAIDAALKAKRDWENMPFAERAAIMLKAADLIAGPYRASINAATMLGQGKNAFQAEIDAACELIDFLRFNVAYAEQIHRDQPVSSPGVWNRLEYRALEGFVFALTPFNFTAIAGNLPSSCALMGNTVVWKCADTQAYSAQVLMEVFMAAGLPPGVINLVHVNGPVAGEQIFAHKDFAGIHFTGSTGVFRHIWQTIGSNLPKYRSYPRIVGETGGKDFVIAHPSADPKVVATALSRGAFEFQGQKCSAASRAYIPANLWPDVKKELLADLADMKMGDPRDFSNFIGAVIDERAFDKISGYIDGLKQDKKTIKIIAGGKCDKKDGYFIQPTVAETKDPKSKTMCEEIFGPVLTVYVYPEGKWSETLKLVDSTSEYALTGAVISNDRKSIIEAQEVLRHAAGNFYINDKPTGAVVGQQPFGGARGSGTNDKAGSYLNLIRWVSPRTIKETFVPPTDHRYPFLG; translated from the coding sequence ATGAGCCAATACAACGTCCCCCTGCCGAAGAACGAGCCCGTCCTCTCCTACGCGCCCAACACCCCGGAGCGCGCCGCATTGCAAGCGGAAATGGACCGCCGCCTGCGCGCCCGCATCGATGCGCCCATGTGGATCATGGGCCATGCCATCGAGACCAAGGACCTGCGGAAGATGAGCCCGCCGCACAAGCATGCGCACCACTTGGGCAACGCGCATTTCGGGGAGGCGAAGCATGTGCGCGCCGCGATCGATGCAGCCCTGAAAGCCAAGCGCGATTGGGAGAACATGCCCTTCGCGGAGCGCGCGGCCATCATGCTCAAGGCCGCCGACCTCATCGCGGGACCGTACCGGGCGAGCATCAATGCAGCCACCATGCTCGGTCAGGGCAAGAACGCGTTCCAGGCCGAGATCGATGCCGCTTGCGAGCTCATCGACTTCCTGCGATTCAATGTGGCGTATGCCGAGCAGATCCACCGCGATCAGCCGGTCTCCTCACCCGGCGTGTGGAACCGCTTGGAGTACCGCGCGCTCGAGGGCTTCGTGTTCGCCCTCACCCCCTTCAACTTCACGGCGATCGCCGGCAACCTGCCCAGCAGCTGCGCCCTCATGGGCAACACCGTGGTGTGGAAATGCGCGGACACCCAGGCTTACAGCGCGCAAGTGCTCATGGAGGTCTTCATGGCTGCCGGCCTTCCTCCCGGCGTGATCAACCTGGTGCATGTCAACGGCCCCGTGGCGGGCGAGCAGATCTTCGCGCATAAGGACTTCGCGGGCATCCACTTCACCGGGAGCACCGGCGTGTTCCGCCACATCTGGCAGACCATCGGCAGCAACCTGCCCAAGTACCGCAGCTACCCGCGCATCGTGGGCGAGACCGGCGGCAAGGACTTCGTGATCGCGCACCCCAGCGCCGACCCCAAGGTGGTGGCCACCGCGCTCTCCCGCGGCGCCTTCGAGTTCCAAGGGCAGAAGTGCAGCGCCGCCAGCCGCGCTTACATCCCGGCCAATCTGTGGCCCGATGTGAAGAAGGAATTGCTCGCCGACCTCGCCGACATGAAGATGGGCGACCCGCGCGATTTCTCGAACTTCATCGGTGCGGTGATCGATGAGCGCGCCTTCGACAAGATCAGCGGCTACATCGATGGCCTCAAGCAGGACAAGAAGACCATCAAGATCATCGCGGGCGGCAAGTGCGACAAGAAGGACGGCTACTTCATACAGCCCACCGTGGCCGAGACCAAGGACCCGAAGAGCAAGACCATGTGCGAAGAGATCTTCGGACCGGTGCTCACCGTTTACGTGTATCCCGAAGGCAAGTGGAGCGAGACGCTCAAGCTGGTGGATTCAACCAGCGAGTATGCGCTCACCGGCGCCGTGATCAGCAACGACCGCAAGAGCATCATCGAAGCCCAAGAGGTGCTGCGCCACGCGGCGGGCAACTTCTACATCAACGACAAACCCACAGGCGCCGTGGTGGGCCAGCAGCCCTTCGGCGGTGCGCGCGGCAGCGGCACCAACGACAAAGCGGGCTCCTACCTCAACCTCATCCGCTGGGTGAGCCCACGCACCATCAAGGAGACCTTCGTGCCGCCAACGGACCATCGGTATCCGTTCCTGGGGTGA
- a CDS encoding sodium-dependent bicarbonate transport family permease, protein MDLSLLLSNLTNPTLLFFVLGIVAHLVKSDLEIPPTTIKFISLYLLFAIGFKGGQELAHEHLNAQFISELVFGMAIASAIPFYAFFLLKRKLGVQNAGAIAAAYGSVSAVTFVAASGFLETKDLPFSGHMVAIMALMESPAIIVGMVLLMRFDKESTERPTLGHMLKHSFTNGSVLMLIGSLIIGLVADTKQAEGIKPFTTDIFKGFLAVFLLEMGMVTAARFKAFRDYGSFASSVALLLPLVNGCAVAWISGFITPGAGDRFMFATLAASASYIAVPAAMRLAAPKADPGLYIPMALGVTFPFNITVGMPLYMAIVESA, encoded by the coding sequence ATGGACCTCTCCCTCCTGCTCTCGAACCTCACCAACCCCACCCTGCTCTTCTTCGTGCTGGGCATCGTGGCGCACCTGGTGAAGAGCGACCTGGAGATCCCGCCCACCACCATCAAGTTCATCTCCCTGTACCTGCTCTTCGCCATCGGCTTCAAGGGCGGGCAGGAATTGGCGCACGAGCACCTGAATGCGCAATTCATCAGTGAGCTGGTATTCGGCATGGCCATCGCGAGCGCGATCCCATTCTATGCCTTCTTCCTGCTGAAGCGCAAGCTGGGCGTGCAGAACGCGGGGGCCATCGCAGCGGCCTATGGATCGGTGAGCGCGGTGACCTTCGTGGCCGCCAGCGGTTTCCTGGAAACGAAGGACCTCCCTTTCAGCGGCCACATGGTGGCGATCATGGCGCTCATGGAGAGCCCGGCCATCATCGTGGGCATGGTGCTGCTGATGCGCTTCGATAAGGAGAGCACCGAACGGCCAACGCTCGGCCACATGCTCAAGCACTCCTTCACCAACGGTAGCGTGCTCATGCTCATCGGGAGCCTCATCATCGGCCTGGTGGCCGATACCAAGCAGGCCGAGGGCATCAAGCCCTTCACCACGGACATCTTCAAGGGATTCCTCGCCGTATTCCTGCTGGAGATGGGCATGGTGACGGCCGCGCGCTTCAAGGCCTTCAGGGATTATGGGTCGTTCGCCAGCTCGGTAGCCCTGCTGCTCCCGCTTGTGAATGGGTGCGCGGTGGCCTGGATCAGCGGCTTCATCACCCCCGGCGCAGGCGACCGCTTCATGTTCGCCACGCTGGCGGCCAGCGCGAGCTACATCGCGGTGCCAGCAGCCATGCGCCTGGCAGCGCCGAAGGCCGATCCCGGGCTCTATATCCCCATGGCCCTGGGTGTCACCTTCCCATTCAACATCACCGTGGGCATGCCGTTGTACATGGCCATCGTGGAATCCGCGTGA
- a CDS encoding mechanosensitive ion channel, with translation MDDFIIDHLTQIIESAVALAAFFVVMAASRWLVRGAVTKLAYKAKEEREVMRLIRLLLLVLIAIVLTAIWGVKQNEILLFAASAITVLGVALFAEMSILSNITAFLVLFFQHPVKTGDRIRLKDGDQEVEGELVDITYFFTFIRHDNGEITTVPNSAMLKNSFSILTSKAH, from the coding sequence ATGGACGATTTCATCATCGATCACCTCACCCAGATCATTGAATCAGCAGTGGCTCTGGCGGCCTTCTTCGTCGTCATGGCCGCATCCCGCTGGCTCGTGCGCGGCGCTGTGACGAAGCTGGCATACAAGGCCAAGGAGGAGCGTGAGGTGATGCGCCTCATCCGCCTCCTGCTCCTGGTGCTGATCGCCATCGTGCTCACCGCCATCTGGGGGGTGAAGCAGAATGAGATCCTCCTTTTCGCTGCTTCCGCGATCACGGTCCTCGGCGTGGCCCTCTTCGCCGAGATGTCGATCCTTTCGAACATCACCGCCTTCCTTGTCCTTTTCTTCCAGCATCCGGTGAAGACCGGCGACCGCATCCGGCTGAAGGACGGTGATCAGGAGGTGGAAGGCGAGCTCGTGGACATCACCTATTTCTTCACCTTCATCCGGCACGATAACGGCGAAATCACCACGGTGCCGAACTCGGCGATGCTCAAGAATTCCTTCTCCATCCTAACATCGAAAGCCCACTAG